The Peptococcaceae bacterium genome has a segment encoding these proteins:
- a CDS encoding peptide ABC transporter substrate-binding protein, with the protein MFLKKGLGLFLSLALLTVFILPGCRGWQVTPRQHLNYDLFSEPASLDPALVSDSAGRQLVNAVFEGLVRIRPDGLYEKAMATGWIQENGTRYVFTIRQAQWSNGEMVTARDFEYAWKRVLDPKTKSPYAFLLYEIKNAEGYNRSEDSDYRGEKKGAGEVGIRALDDRRLEVELGQPNPVFYKKLIHPVFFPVPTGLKNQDVELFRDKKVVGNGPFLISKYEAGKKYELIKNDKYWDRENVSLQSMTWFTGTAGVKDRWQAFQKGQYDLTLNVPQDEIARGLKEGYMLTSPVFASFYCQLNTSKGPLKDIRTRQALSYALNRVEMVDTVLQGGQKPARGIVPPGMTTGQPGSDFRAEGGVLVPDNDLNEAKRLLAEAGFPEGKGFPELEMLVEDEGSHLYLAAYLKSEWKKQLGIEVKIIPLQWEQRTLRAWARQYDLILTGWPADYADAAAFLEKYVFRSGNNDTGWTSREFDEQMKMAAGSEEKERLVYLHRAEDILMAGLPVLPLYDFTRAYAVKPKVKGLCLPPAGPEADFKWVSVSA; encoded by the coding sequence ATGTTTTTGAAGAAGGGGCTGGGACTGTTCTTGTCTCTTGCCCTGTTGACAGTTTTTATTTTGCCGGGCTGCCGGGGTTGGCAGGTGACGCCGCGGCAGCACCTCAATTATGACCTTTTTTCGGAGCCGGCCAGTCTTGACCCGGCGCTGGTTTCCGACAGTGCAGGCAGGCAGCTGGTTAATGCCGTCTTTGAGGGACTGGTTCGTATCAGGCCCGATGGTCTTTATGAAAAGGCTATGGCCACGGGCTGGATACAGGAAAATGGGACCAGGTACGTTTTTACGATCCGGCAGGCACAATGGTCAAACGGCGAGATGGTAACAGCCCGTGACTTCGAATATGCGTGGAAGCGTGTTTTGGACCCCAAGACCAAAAGCCCGTATGCCTTTTTGCTTTATGAAATTAAAAATGCGGAAGGGTACAACCGTTCCGAAGACAGCGATTACCGGGGAGAGAAAAAGGGAGCCGGAGAAGTGGGCATCAGGGCCCTCGATGACAGAAGGTTGGAAGTAGAACTGGGCCAGCCCAATCCTGTCTTTTACAAGAAGTTGATTCATCCCGTCTTTTTCCCTGTTCCCACCGGGCTGAAAAACCAGGATGTGGAATTGTTCAGGGATAAAAAAGTTGTTGGCAACGGGCCTTTTCTCATCAGCAAGTATGAAGCAGGCAAAAAATATGAGCTGATAAAGAATGATAAATACTGGGACAGGGAAAACGTCAGCCTGCAGAGCATGACATGGTTTACGGGGACTGCTGGCGTTAAAGACCGCTGGCAGGCGTTCCAAAAAGGGCAGTATGATTTAACGCTCAATGTGCCTCAGGATGAAATCGCCAGGGGACTGAAAGAAGGTTATATGCTCACCAGCCCTGTTTTTGCCAGTTTTTACTGCCAGTTAAACACAAGCAAAGGGCCGCTCAAGGACATCAGAACCCGCCAAGCCCTGTCCTATGCCCTTAACCGGGTAGAGATGGTAGATACGGTATTGCAGGGAGGGCAAAAGCCGGCCCGTGGTATCGTTCCCCCCGGGATGACAACAGGCCAGCCTGGGAGCGATTTCCGGGCGGAAGGAGGCGTTCTGGTTCCCGATAATGACCTTAACGAGGCCAAAAGGCTTCTCGCCGAAGCGGGTTTCCCTGAAGGCAAGGGCTTTCCGGAGCTGGAAATGCTGGTGGAGGACGAGGGGAGCCATCTTTACCTGGCGGCTTATCTCAAGTCGGAATGGAAAAAACAACTGGGGATTGAGGTTAAAATTATACCGCTTCAATGGGAGCAAAGAACCCTGAGAGCATGGGCCAGGCAGTACGACCTGATTCTGACCGGTTGGCCCGCCGATTATGCCGATGCGGCGGCGTTCCTGGAAAAGTACGTTTTTCGCAGCGGCAATAATGACACAGGCTGGACCAGCCGGGAATTCGACGAGCAGATGAAAATGGCGGCCGGCAGCGAGGAAAAAGAACGCCTGGTTTATTTGCACCGTGCGGAAGATATTCTAATGGCCGGCCTGCCGGTTTTACCGCTTTATGATTTTACCAGGGCTTATGCCGTCAAGCCGAAAGTCAAAGGGCTCTGTCTTCCCCCTGCTGGTCCGGAGGCAGATTTCAAATGGGTCTCCGTTTCGGCATGA
- the pheA gene encoding prephenate dehydratase, with protein MAKTLAYLGPEGTFSHQAALKCSKTGALPKPYPTIAHILSAVDKGEADFGVVPAENSIEGSVNITLDMLAHELSLYIQQEIVIDITHHLFSYTSSLAEIRTVMSHPQALAQCRRFLEKELAHAALVETSSTAEAVRLLSPGAEGTAAIASWDSHTRYGVPCLIRNIGDYPHNQTRFLLVGKEPCPSNNTCKTTLVLTLAEDRPGSLYEILGDFAKMNINLTRIESRPAKSQLGKYIFFIDCEAGSHHPGLQQVLENLPAKTALLKNLGSYTTSCPC; from the coding sequence ATGGCAAAAACCCTCGCTTATCTCGGACCAGAAGGAACATTCTCGCACCAGGCAGCTTTAAAGTGCTCAAAAACGGGCGCCCTGCCGAAACCCTATCCAACCATCGCCCATATACTCTCAGCCGTGGACAAAGGAGAAGCGGACTTCGGCGTGGTTCCCGCCGAGAATTCCATCGAAGGCTCAGTTAATATCACGCTCGATATGCTCGCCCACGAGCTTTCCCTGTATATTCAACAGGAAATAGTTATTGACATCACACATCATCTCTTCTCCTACACCTCTTCCCTCGCTGAGATCCGCACCGTGATGTCCCATCCTCAGGCCCTGGCCCAGTGCCGCCGCTTTTTGGAGAAAGAACTGGCGCATGCCGCGCTGGTTGAGACTTCGAGTACAGCGGAAGCCGTCCGCCTTCTCTCCCCCGGCGCGGAAGGAACAGCTGCCATTGCTTCCTGGGACAGTCATACCCGCTACGGCGTACCTTGTTTAATCCGCAACATCGGTGATTATCCCCACAACCAGACCCGTTTCCTGCTAGTGGGAAAAGAACCCTGCCCAAGCAATAACACCTGCAAAACCACCCTGGTCCTGACCCTGGCGGAAGACCGTCCGGGCAGCTTATATGAAATACTGGGTGATTTTGCCAAAATGAACATCAACCTGACCAGGATTGAATCACGGCCAGCCAAAAGCCAGCTGGGAAAATACATCTTCTTTATTGACTGTGAGGCCGGCAGCCACCATCCCGGCCTGCAGCAAGTTTTAGAAAACCTGCCTGCTAAAACGGCCCTGCTGAAAAACCTCGGTTCCTACACAACTTCATGTCCTTGCTGA
- a CDS encoding MetQ/NlpA family ABC transporter substrate-binding protein, protein MKKRLACLLLILALQLFLSGCSRPERQADRDMIKLGLLRVEDNLPFFAAEQDKLYEKYGLQVELVTFNSARERDIALEAGEIDGGLADLLATALFKKGGTHVKVVALGLGAAPEEGRFAILSAPQSGITSPRQLRGVPVAVSYNTIIHYLAEEMLAAAGLKQNEISLQNIPDLSIRLDSLLAGKEVRAALLPDPLAALAEKSGACAVIDDTRLGLNLSQTVIIFREDTLNTKPSAVKGVLSTYQEAGANLNSHPQKYRELVLDKARIPKPLEDSYAIPHYSPLQLPTSEMVERVMKWMAGKGLLAKPYAFEELVEPAFIPRSGAKS, encoded by the coding sequence TTGAAAAAAAGACTCGCCTGTTTGCTTCTCATCCTGGCACTCCAACTTTTTCTTTCCGGCTGCAGCAGACCGGAGAGGCAGGCGGACCGGGACATGATTAAACTGGGACTGCTCAGGGTGGAGGACAATCTTCCCTTTTTTGCCGCTGAACAGGATAAACTTTACGAGAAATACGGCCTGCAGGTTGAACTTGTCACTTTCAACAGCGCCCGGGAGCGAGACATCGCTTTGGAGGCGGGTGAAATAGACGGCGGCCTGGCCGACCTGCTGGCGACAGCCCTTTTCAAAAAAGGAGGAACTCACGTAAAAGTGGTGGCTTTAGGCCTGGGAGCTGCCCCGGAGGAAGGAAGGTTTGCCATCCTCTCCGCGCCGCAAAGCGGCATTACCTCTCCGCGGCAGCTGCGGGGAGTGCCTGTCGCCGTTTCATACAACACCATTATTCATTACCTGGCCGAAGAAATGCTGGCGGCTGCCGGCCTTAAACAGAACGAAATCTCCTTGCAAAACATCCCGGACCTCAGTATTCGCCTCGATTCCCTGCTGGCTGGAAAAGAAGTCCGGGCCGCCCTGCTGCCCGACCCCCTGGCCGCGCTCGCCGAAAAATCAGGGGCCTGCGCGGTCATTGACGATACCAGGCTTGGCCTCAACCTGTCCCAAACCGTGATCATCTTCCGAGAAGATACGTTGAACACAAAACCCTCTGCGGTGAAAGGAGTATTAAGCACTTACCAGGAAGCCGGCGCAAACCTCAACTCGCATCCCCAAAAATACAGGGAACTGGTCCTGGATAAAGCCCGTATCCCTAAGCCCCTTGAAGACAGCTACGCCATTCCCCATTACTCCCCCCTGCAGCTGCCTACCAGTGAAATGGTGGAAAGAGTCATGAAATGGATGGCGGGAAAAGGCCTGCTGGCAAAACCATACGCCTTCGAAGAACTGGTGGAACCAGCTTTTATCCCGCGGAGCGGAGCAAAGAGCTGA
- a CDS encoding GntR family transcriptional regulator — protein sequence MIKDTELALGHDASLRNKVFKYIKTQIITGQYGPGESLVESKLAEELGVSRTPIREAIRLLELEGLVEITPNKGAVVLGITKKDVEDIYAIRRLIEGLAARWGAKLITAHDKKEMEKIIDLMEFYAQRGDVDEVADLDNKFHEIIYEASGSKILKLTLCNLHQYVQLARLESLKKPSRISQTLAEHRAILDAFNEGDPDKAEAAVSHHVNMAYENIKRHE from the coding sequence ATGATTAAAGACACGGAACTGGCTTTAGGTCACGATGCCTCTTTACGAAATAAAGTTTTTAAATACATTAAAACCCAGATCATAACCGGACAGTATGGTCCGGGGGAAAGCCTGGTCGAATCGAAACTGGCCGAGGAACTGGGGGTCAGCAGGACCCCTATCCGCGAGGCTATTCGCCTTCTGGAACTGGAAGGCCTGGTGGAAATCACCCCGAATAAGGGAGCGGTGGTCCTGGGAATAACCAAAAAGGACGTGGAGGACATCTACGCTATCCGCCGGCTGATAGAAGGCCTGGCGGCCCGCTGGGGAGCAAAGCTAATCACCGCTCACGATAAAAAAGAGATGGAAAAGATCATCGACCTGATGGAATTCTATGCGCAGCGCGGCGATGTGGATGAAGTGGCGGACCTAGACAACAAATTCCACGAAATAATCTACGAAGCCTCAGGCAGCAAAATCCTCAAACTTACGCTGTGCAACCTGCACCAGTACGTGCAGCTGGCCAGGCTGGAATCGTTGAAAAAGCCCAGCCGGATTTCCCAGACCCTGGCCGAACACCGGGCTATCCTGGACGCTTTTAACGAAGGAGACCCGGATAAGGCCGAAGCCGCAGTATCCCATCACGTGAACATGGCCTACGAAAACATTAAACGACATGAATAA
- a CDS encoding aminotransferase class I/II-fold pyridoxal phosphate-dependent enzyme — protein MIIADRLKRLQPGIFSKISMLKDQVKAAGKDVIDLSVGSPDMPPPPHVKEVLLKAVNDDKNYGYTLTEGIPPLKEAITGWYKKNYGVSLDPDREVLSLMGSQDGLSHIFWATVDPGDIVLVPDPGYPIYSSGPLLAGAELYPMPLAENNGYLPDFSRIPETVRRKAKVMVINYPSNPLAATATREFFQEAVSFALENGIIVCHDFAYSELSYDGFKNVSFMEIEGAKEVGVEFHSISKTFNLAGCRLGFIVGNEEVIDALRLVKSNIDYGIFRPVQMAAAAALSGSNECVRQNALAYQRRRDTLLDELAKYGWNVNKPRASMFVWAKLPPSFTSAGDFSSRLLTEKGVAVVPGTAFGECGEGYVRIGLVQEQARLKEAGKRMGEFISTV, from the coding sequence ATGATCATCGCCGACAGGCTAAAAAGGCTGCAGCCCGGAATCTTCTCCAAAATCAGCATGCTGAAGGACCAGGTGAAAGCTGCAGGTAAAGACGTTATCGACCTGAGCGTGGGCAGCCCAGACATGCCGCCTCCGCCCCACGTCAAAGAGGTCTTGCTTAAAGCCGTGAACGATGACAAAAATTACGGCTACACACTGACCGAAGGCATCCCTCCGCTGAAAGAGGCCATTACCGGCTGGTATAAAAAGAACTACGGTGTTTCCCTCGACCCCGACCGGGAAGTGCTTTCACTGATGGGCTCCCAGGACGGGCTGTCCCACATATTCTGGGCCACGGTTGACCCCGGTGACATTGTGCTTGTCCCCGACCCCGGCTACCCTATTTACAGCAGCGGTCCCCTGCTCGCGGGTGCAGAGCTTTATCCCATGCCTCTTGCGGAGAACAACGGCTACCTGCCGGATTTTTCTCGTATTCCGGAAACCGTGCGCCGGAAGGCCAAGGTCATGGTCATCAATTACCCCAGCAACCCGCTGGCAGCTACGGCAACAAGGGAATTTTTCCAAGAAGCCGTATCCTTCGCCCTGGAAAACGGGATCATCGTTTGCCACGACTTTGCCTATTCCGAACTCTCTTACGACGGATTCAAAAATGTAAGTTTTATGGAAATCGAGGGCGCCAAAGAGGTGGGAGTAGAGTTCCATTCCATTTCTAAAACTTTTAATCTTGCCGGCTGCCGTCTAGGTTTTATCGTCGGCAACGAAGAAGTGATTGACGCCTTGCGGCTGGTAAAAAGCAACATAGACTACGGAATCTTTCGCCCTGTGCAAATGGCGGCGGCAGCCGCCCTCAGCGGTTCAAACGAATGTGTCAGGCAGAACGCCCTGGCCTACCAGCGAAGAAGAGACACTCTCCTCGACGAGCTGGCCAAATACGGGTGGAATGTCAACAAGCCTAGGGCTTCCATGTTTGTCTGGGCTAAGCTCCCCCCATCTTTTACCTCCGCCGGTGATTTTTCCAGCCGGCTGCTTACGGAAAAAGGCGTGGCCGTCGTTCCCGGCACAGCGTTCGGCGAATGCGGCGAGGGGTATGTCAGGATTGGCCTGGTCCAGGAGCAGGCCAGGCTGAAAGAAGCTGGAAAACGCATGGGAGAATTCATCAGCACGGTTTAA
- a CDS encoding ABC transporter ATP-binding protein, translating into MYQLINVSLSYKTKNRPPAEALADINLSINPGERWSLIGPSGSGKSSLLLMMAGLLMPTGGRILFRGDPLGGPAPEAALILQDYGLFPWKTVYENVLLGLTVKKMPKPAAREKVFQFLSILGIEEHWHKFPAQLSGGQRQRVAIARALAQEPACLLMDEPFSALDALTREQLQAILLQLWKDLRFTMFLVTHSIEEAVFLGNKIAVLSPAPGRLLHVLGNSEQEGIARNSAGFYRQCSAVRSLLEEGNHVR; encoded by the coding sequence ATGTACCAGCTGATCAACGTCTCGCTGTCTTATAAAACAAAAAACCGCCCCCCTGCGGAAGCGCTGGCGGATATTAATCTCTCCATCAACCCTGGAGAAAGATGGTCTCTCATCGGACCTTCGGGGAGCGGCAAAAGTTCGCTGCTCCTGATGATGGCCGGGCTGCTCATGCCTACAGGCGGGCGGATACTTTTCCGGGGGGACCCTCTTGGCGGCCCGGCGCCGGAAGCTGCTCTCATCCTGCAGGATTACGGCCTTTTTCCCTGGAAGACTGTTTATGAAAATGTCCTGCTGGGCCTGACCGTCAAAAAAATGCCAAAACCGGCCGCGCGGGAAAAGGTGTTCCAGTTTTTGTCCATACTGGGCATCGAGGAACACTGGCATAAATTTCCTGCCCAGCTGTCGGGCGGGCAGAGGCAAAGAGTAGCCATTGCTAGGGCATTAGCCCAGGAACCCGCCTGTCTCCTGATGGATGAACCCTTTTCCGCGCTGGATGCCCTCACCCGCGAGCAGCTGCAGGCGATACTCCTGCAGCTGTGGAAGGATTTAAGATTCACCATGTTCCTGGTCACGCACAGCATCGAGGAAGCGGTTTTCCTGGGAAATAAGATCGCCGTGCTCTCACCAGCCCCGGGGCGGCTGCTCCATGTGCTGGGCAACAGCGAACAGGAAGGGATAGCACGCAACTCCGCCGGGTTCTACCGGCAGTGTTCCGCGGTACGTTCCCTGCTGGAGGAGGGTAACCATGTCCGGTAA
- a CDS encoding cation diffusion facilitator family transporter: MMETDKETLGITGAWLGVGGNLLLTVIKLAAGIGGKSQGLIAEAVHSLVDLFSSIGVLIGLKISSRPADSRHPFGHGKAESIVAGIVSAVLILTGVQLAYTGIRGVITGSESVPSLLTLYVALFTVVYNEALFRYRLFIGQRINSPAIISDAWHQRADAFACAAVSLGIIGARFGCPVLDPAAAAVVSLFIIKAGWNLVKESLDQLMDASAGQETDETINAILQSIPEIREVESIRTRSSGGGIICDLKFRVNPALTVEEAHHVSVDAKNEIISRIPAVRDVSIHYGPSRQEGDTEI, encoded by the coding sequence ATGATGGAAACTGATAAGGAAACCCTCGGTATTACCGGGGCATGGTTAGGTGTAGGGGGGAATTTGCTTCTTACAGTGATAAAACTGGCTGCCGGCATCGGCGGCAAAAGCCAGGGACTCATTGCCGAAGCTGTTCACTCTTTGGTGGACCTGTTTTCTTCTATCGGGGTTCTAATAGGGTTAAAAATTTCCAGCCGTCCCGCCGACAGCAGGCATCCTTTCGGCCACGGCAAAGCCGAATCCATTGTGGCGGGAATTGTTTCCGCGGTATTAATTCTAACCGGGGTCCAACTTGCTTACACGGGTATAAGGGGTGTCATCACCGGCTCGGAAAGCGTCCCCTCCCTTTTGACCCTCTATGTCGCTCTTTTTACGGTGGTGTACAACGAAGCCCTTTTTCGCTACCGTCTCTTTATTGGCCAAAGAATAAACAGCCCGGCAATCATTTCAGATGCGTGGCACCAGAGGGCTGACGCTTTCGCTTGCGCAGCGGTCAGCCTGGGCATTATTGGAGCCCGCTTCGGCTGCCCCGTCCTGGACCCTGCCGCAGCCGCCGTCGTCTCCCTTTTTATCATCAAAGCCGGGTGGAACCTGGTTAAAGAGTCTCTGGACCAGTTGATGGACGCATCCGCCGGTCAAGAAACGGATGAGACCATTAACGCTATCCTGCAATCAATCCCGGAGATCAGGGAAGTTGAATCCATAAGGACCCGCAGTTCGGGCGGGGGTATCATCTGCGATTTGAAATTCCGCGTTAACCCAGCTCTTACCGTTGAAGAGGCGCACCACGTGTCAGTTGATGCCAAAAACGAAATCATATCCCGGATACCTGCCGTCAGAGACGTTTCCATCCATTACGGACCGAGCCGGCAGGAGGGGGATACGGAAATATGA
- a CDS encoding GntR family transcriptional regulator, with protein MPEKSLLRIKLDSFRPLGEIVYESLRDAIVNQVLKPGERLMETELAEEMGVSRTPVREAIRKLELEGYVVMVPRKGAYVAGLSIKDINEVFEIRGALEALAAGLAAQRATEEEIEEMEISLALEASHYEASDLLKTIEVDTKFHELIFKASKNSRLQGMVKELREQVQRFRTTTLAVPGRMKFALDEHRQIVEAIASRNVALAQKAARHHIESAEAALLEVISYQK; from the coding sequence ATGCCGGAAAAGTCACTGTTGAGGATAAAGCTTGACTCGTTTCGGCCTCTTGGTGAAATTGTCTATGAGTCTTTGAGGGACGCGATTGTCAACCAGGTTCTCAAGCCTGGAGAGAGGCTGATGGAAACGGAACTGGCCGAGGAGATGGGCGTTAGCCGCACTCCTGTCAGGGAAGCCATTCGCAAGCTTGAACTGGAGGGTTACGTAGTTATGGTCCCGCGGAAAGGCGCTTATGTTGCCGGCCTTTCCATCAAAGACATCAACGAGGTTTTTGAAATAAGGGGAGCACTGGAGGCCTTGGCGGCAGGGTTAGCTGCCCAACGCGCCACGGAAGAAGAAATAGAAGAAATGGAGATCAGCCTGGCGCTGGAAGCAAGCCATTACGAAGCCAGCGACCTGTTAAAAACGATTGAGGTGGATACTAAATTCCACGAGCTTATTTTTAAGGCGTCAAAAAACAGCCGCCTGCAGGGCATGGTGAAGGAGCTGCGCGAGCAGGTGCAGAGGTTCAGAACAACCACCCTGGCGGTGCCCGGGCGCATGAAATTCGCCCTGGACGAGCACAGGCAGATCGTGGAGGCGATTGCCAGCCGCAACGTCGCGCTTGCCCAGAAAGCGGCCCGCCATCACATCGAAAGCGCGGAGGCTGCCTTGCTGGAGGTAATCAGTTACCAGAAATAG
- a CDS encoding chemotaxis protein CheW yields the protein MPEKQFVVFKLGTEEYAVPIFEVREIIRYGEVKKLPDVPDYMEGIINLRGNVVPVVNLSSKFGLTTCEGVEPKVIVSEIGDSRVGIIVDEVTEVLRLSDDQIEPPPFINMGHDYIKGIGKVDDRLLVLLSLRSLFTEEELHGFKEIS from the coding sequence ATGCCGGAAAAGCAGTTTGTGGTGTTCAAGCTGGGTACCGAGGAATATGCTGTACCCATCTTTGAAGTTAGAGAGATTATTCGCTATGGCGAGGTGAAAAAACTACCGGATGTTCCCGACTATATGGAGGGCATTATCAATTTGCGCGGGAATGTTGTACCGGTTGTCAACCTATCCAGCAAGTTCGGGCTAACCACTTGCGAAGGGGTTGAGCCGAAAGTGATCGTTTCGGAGATCGGCGACAGCCGTGTGGGGATTATTGTGGACGAGGTTACGGAAGTCCTGCGGCTTTCCGATGACCAGATCGAACCGCCGCCGTTCATCAACATGGGTCACGATTATATAAAAGGCATAGGGAAGGTGGATGACCGCCTGCTGGTATTGCTCAGTTTAAGGAGTCTCTTTACCGAGGAAGAACTGCATGGTTTCAAAGAGATAAGTTAA
- the aroF gene encoding 3-deoxy-7-phosphoheptulonate synthase — MEKAVIQDSFKLASRKFKPEDTVVRVGETTIGGPEITVMAGPCAVESAEQLLDCARVVKEAGAQILRGGAYKPRSSPYSFQGLEKKGLEYLAQAREKTGLPIVTEVMDTESAGLVAQYADILQIGARNMQNFSLLRQVASFGKPVLLKRGLSATIEEWVLAAEYILAAGNHQVILCERGIRTFETYTRFTLDLSAVPVLKHLTHLPVVVDPSHGTGKWRWVQPMARAAVAGGADGLLIEVHPNPSEALCDGPQSLNPEKLQQLMAGLVPVARAVGRNLNIPSP, encoded by the coding sequence ATGGAAAAAGCCGTCATTCAAGACTCTTTCAAACTGGCCAGCCGTAAATTCAAGCCCGAAGACACCGTCGTGCGGGTCGGTGAAACAACCATCGGCGGCCCGGAAATCACCGTAATGGCCGGTCCCTGTGCCGTGGAAAGCGCGGAGCAACTGCTGGACTGCGCCCGGGTGGTGAAAGAAGCGGGCGCTCAAATCCTGAGGGGCGGCGCTTACAAACCGCGGTCCTCGCCATACTCTTTCCAGGGTTTGGAGAAAAAAGGCCTTGAATACCTGGCCCAGGCCAGGGAGAAGACAGGGCTGCCCATTGTTACCGAAGTAATGGATACCGAAAGCGCCGGCCTGGTGGCTCAATATGCCGATATTCTCCAGATAGGCGCGCGCAACATGCAGAATTTTTCGCTGCTGCGCCAGGTGGCGTCTTTCGGTAAACCCGTCTTGCTGAAGCGCGGTCTCTCAGCCACCATTGAAGAATGGGTCCTGGCTGCCGAATACATTCTGGCGGCTGGCAACCACCAGGTAATCTTATGCGAAAGGGGTATCCGCACCTTTGAGACTTACACCCGTTTTACGCTTGACCTTTCAGCCGTACCGGTTCTCAAACACCTTACCCACCTTCCGGTAGTTGTTGACCCCAGCCACGGAACAGGAAAATGGCGCTGGGTCCAGCCTATGGCCCGGGCTGCTGTTGCCGGCGGGGCTGACGGCCTGCTGATCGAGGTTCACCCCAACCCCAGCGAAGCTCTTTGTGACGGGCCCCAGTCACTGAACCCGGAGAAGCTCCAGCAGCTCATGGCGGGTCTTGTTCCCGTCGCCCGCGCTGTAGGCAGGAATTTGAACATACCCTCGCCTTAA
- a CDS encoding CBS domain-containing protein translates to MNIPFFLIPKQDVVYLSYRASMRQAMEKMEYHRYSAVPLIDDEGKYVGTITEGDLLWKMKNTPGLVFENTHRILLTEVPRHRQNKAVNIDARMEDLLSLAITQNFVPVVDDEGVFIGIVRRREIIEYYTGRIRQAKRTGVDNDG, encoded by the coding sequence ATGAATATACCTTTCTTTTTGATTCCTAAGCAGGACGTGGTTTATCTTTCCTACCGGGCTTCGATGCGCCAGGCCATGGAAAAGATGGAGTACCACCGCTATTCTGCCGTTCCCCTGATTGATGACGAAGGAAAATATGTGGGAACCATTACGGAGGGAGACCTTCTGTGGAAAATGAAAAACACGCCGGGCTTAGTTTTTGAGAATACCCATAGAATACTTTTGACAGAAGTTCCCAGGCATAGGCAAAACAAAGCGGTGAACATCGATGCCAGGATGGAAGACCTGCTCAGCCTTGCCATCACCCAGAATTTCGTTCCGGTGGTGGATGACGAAGGGGTTTTTATCGGCATAGTAAGGCGGAGGGAAATCATCGAGTATTACACAGGCCGTATCCGCCAGGCAAAAAGAACAGGCGTTGACAATGACGGGTAA